The Acidianus manzaensis genome has a window encoding:
- a CDS encoding H/ACA ribonucleoprotein complex subunit GAR1: MTPIKIIRFGNFQKIVLKDKWLLKIENNINYVKQDPIGKIVLDEKRNRLGKVLDIIGNINNPYALVMPFPNVKPSKEVYLEIPEHRGKRK; the protein is encoded by the coding sequence GTGACTCCCATTAAAATTATTAGATTCGGAAACTTTCAAAAAATAGTACTAAAAGATAAATGGCTCTTAAAAATCGAGAATAATATAAACTATGTAAAACAAGATCCTATAGGCAAAATAGTACTTGATGAAAAAAGAAACAGACTAGGAAAAGTATTGGACATAATAGGCAATATAAATAATCCATACGCATTAGTTATGCCGTTTCCTAACGTAAAACCAAGTAAGGAAGTTTACTTAGAAATACCAGAGCACAGAGGTAAGAGAAAATGA
- the dph5 gene encoding diphthine synthase, protein MSVLYFIGLGLSKKFLTQASVDSIKRADVVYFDSYTSISCDITIDYLKEISGKDIILANRSTLENNSTRILQILDQGKSVAILSIGDSMIATTHVSLAVEAKNRGHEIVVIPGISVQCYIISKSMLSSYKFGRAVTLVYPYEGKLDTTTYDVILNNSRSNLHTILFLDIKDGKPMSAKEAIKYLIQMEEEKQGNIITDNSWLIVGQRLGCDDEEVKSMTVKEALEYNFRDPPHIIIIPSKNLHYMEVEAIKCLH, encoded by the coding sequence ATGTCAGTCCTATATTTTATAGGTCTTGGTTTGTCAAAAAAATTTCTTACTCAAGCATCTGTAGATTCAATAAAGCGAGCAGACGTAGTCTATTTTGACTCTTATACATCGATTTCATGCGATATAACCATTGATTACCTAAAGGAAATTTCTGGAAAAGACATAATTCTAGCAAATAGGAGTACATTAGAAAATAATTCTACGAGAATTCTACAGATTCTAGATCAAGGGAAATCTGTAGCCATTTTAAGTATTGGTGATTCAATGATTGCGACTACTCATGTAAGTCTGGCAGTAGAAGCTAAAAATAGAGGCCATGAAATAGTGGTAATTCCTGGAATATCAGTTCAATGCTATATTATTTCAAAGTCAATGTTATCATCATATAAATTTGGTAGAGCAGTTACTTTAGTTTATCCATATGAAGGAAAATTAGATACAACTACGTATGATGTTATACTTAATAATAGTAGGTCAAATCTTCATACTATTCTCTTTTTAGATATAAAAGACGGAAAACCTATGTCTGCTAAAGAAGCAATTAAGTACTTAATTCAAATGGAAGAAGAAAAACAAGGTAATATAATAACTGATAATTCATGGTTAATAGTAGGTCAAAGATTGGGATGTGATGACGAAGAAGTGAAATCTATGACAGTAAAAGAAGCTTTAGAATATAATTTTAGGGATCCACCACACATAATAATAATTCCAAGTAAAAACTTACACTATATGGAGGTAGAAGCGATAAAATGCCTTCATTAA
- a CDS encoding DUF120 domain-containing protein — MKLVKNKGEVTQQLLAKELGLSQQSVSRKLKDLESQNLIIRVESKEGEIIKLTEEGENLLVKCLEDINEALKYQHEIKIKGKVTSGLGEGRIFLSLPYYMESFKKFLGFTPYPGTLNVVIYDKCSFENRLSLDASRAIMIPEHKEEKRVLGAVKAFPAVVNQLQPAAIVLPLRTTHPKSVIEIISPYFLREKLNLKDGDEIIIEALA, encoded by the coding sequence ATAAAGTTAGTAAAGAATAAAGGAGAAGTAACACAACAACTATTAGCTAAAGAACTGGGCTTATCTCAGCAATCAGTGTCAAGAAAACTAAAGGATTTAGAATCACAAAATCTAATTATTAGAGTTGAATCTAAAGAAGGAGAAATAATAAAATTAACAGAAGAGGGAGAAAACTTGTTAGTAAAGTGCCTAGAAGATATTAATGAAGCATTAAAATATCAACATGAAATTAAAATAAAAGGAAAGGTTACTTCTGGATTAGGTGAAGGAAGAATATTTTTATCATTACCTTATTATATGGAATCTTTTAAGAAGTTTCTGGGATTTACTCCTTATCCAGGTACTTTAAATGTAGTAATATATGATAAATGCTCTTTTGAAAATAGGTTATCTTTAGACGCATCAAGAGCTATTATGATTCCAGAACATAAAGAAGAGAAAAGAGTTTTAGGAGCCGTAAAAGCTTTCCCTGCAGTAGTTAATCAATTACAGCCAGCAGCTATAGTTTTGCCATTGAGAACAACCCATCCTAAGAGCGTAATTGAAATAATATCTCCATACTTTTTGAGAGAAAAGTTAAATTTAAAGGATGGAGATGAAATAATAATAGAGGCATTAGCTTGA
- a CDS encoding tRNA (guanine(26)-N(2))-dimethyltransferase — protein MNLRKIKEGKAEIFIPDPKDYEKQGKFDPSWAPVFYNPKMVFNRDLSVIAVSVISPKKIVDALSASGIRGIRYQIESSSSSEVIFNDKNPRSVDLIKKNVEINDIHDATITNKDANSILFEIISDFVDIDPFGSPSPFILSSINATKNNGYVAYTATDLSPLEGRAVKSCKRKYDVQNIKLSFSKEIGIRVLISKIIREASILEKTAIPVLSFYHDYYYRIFMKVMRGARKADENLENLGYAIECDKCGFSSITKEMISKCPICGNNLKIVSRIWTGQLNDQDFLVKINERLANFKYLANYTNIQNLISKLIIENKYVTNYINLEFVASRYRTNVPSRSKMIECLSDATETHFDPKGIKTNKNFDEIIECIKKIN, from the coding sequence ATGAATTTAAGGAAAATTAAAGAAGGCAAAGCAGAAATTTTTATTCCAGATCCAAAAGATTACGAAAAACAAGGAAAATTTGATCCATCTTGGGCTCCAGTATTTTACAATCCTAAAATGGTCTTTAATAGAGACTTAAGCGTTATAGCAGTATCTGTTATATCTCCTAAGAAGATAGTTGATGCTCTTTCTGCTTCAGGAATTAGAGGAATTAGATACCAAATTGAGTCTTCTTCTTCAAGTGAAGTCATTTTTAATGATAAGAATCCTAGATCAGTTGATCTGATTAAGAAAAACGTTGAAATAAATGATATACATGATGCAACAATTACTAATAAAGATGCTAACTCAATACTATTCGAAATTATTTCTGATTTTGTTGATATAGACCCATTTGGTTCTCCTTCTCCATTTATTCTCTCTTCTATTAATGCTACGAAAAATAATGGATACGTAGCTTATACTGCTACAGATTTATCACCCTTAGAAGGCAGAGCAGTAAAATCATGTAAGAGAAAGTACGATGTTCAAAATATCAAATTATCTTTTTCTAAAGAAATTGGTATAAGAGTACTTATATCCAAAATAATAAGAGAAGCGTCTATTTTAGAGAAAACAGCTATTCCAGTATTATCGTTTTATCATGATTATTATTACAGAATTTTTATGAAAGTTATGAGAGGAGCTAGAAAAGCTGATGAAAATTTAGAAAATTTAGGTTATGCTATAGAGTGTGATAAGTGTGGTTTTTCGTCAATTACTAAGGAAATGATTTCAAAATGTCCTATATGTGGGAATAATTTGAAGATTGTTAGTAGAATTTGGACAGGTCAATTAAATGATCAAGATTTCTTAGTAAAAATCAATGAAAGACTTGCAAATTTCAAGTATTTAGCTAATTATACTAATATACAGAATTTAATTTCAAAGTTAATTATAGAAAATAAATATGTTACTAATTATATTAACTTAGAATTTGTAGCTTCTAGATATAGAACTAATGTTCCATCGAGAAGTAAAATGATAGAATGTCTAAGTGATGCTACAGAAACGCATTTCGATCCTAAAGGAATTAAAACTAATAAAAATTTCGATGAAATTATAGAATGTATTAAAAAGATTAACTAG
- a CDS encoding TATA-box-binding protein yields the protein MISIENIVATVTLEQQLDLYAMERSVPNVEYDPDQFPGLIFRLESPKVTSLIFKSGKMVVTGAKSTEELIKSVKRIIKTLKKYGIKITGKPKIQIQNIVASANMHVHVNLDKAAFLLENNMYEPEQFPGLIFRMDDPRVVLLIFSSGKMVITGAKREEEVYKAVKKIFDKLNELDCIRQIEEEEEELEI from the coding sequence ATTATAAGCATTGAAAATATCGTAGCCACAGTTACTCTAGAACAACAATTAGATTTATATGCAATGGAAAGAAGTGTACCAAATGTAGAATATGACCCAGATCAATTCCCAGGCTTAATATTTAGGCTAGAAAGCCCTAAAGTTACATCTCTAATTTTCAAGTCAGGAAAAATGGTAGTTACAGGAGCAAAGAGCACTGAAGAACTAATTAAATCTGTTAAAAGAATAATCAAAACTCTTAAAAAATACGGTATAAAAATCACTGGAAAGCCTAAAATTCAAATTCAAAATATTGTAGCATCTGCAAACATGCATGTCCACGTTAATTTAGATAAAGCAGCATTTCTACTAGAGAATAACATGTATGAACCAGAGCAATTTCCAGGTCTAATATTTAGAATGGATGATCCTAGAGTTGTATTATTAATATTTAGCAGTGGAAAAATGGTAATTACTGGAGCTAAAAGAGAAGAAGAAGTGTATAAAGCAGTTAAAAAAATATTTGATAAACTAAATGAATTAGACTGTATTAGACAAATAGAAGAAGAAGAGGAAGAATTAGAAATTTAA
- a CDS encoding metallophosphoesterase, whose protein sequence is MIEISEGIFIEGDLPVIYLKPLDSIILSDVHIGYEEEMSRKGIFLPKVQRKRFINIVEKSIKVFNTKNIIIDGDFKHIFNGLGKQERDDLNYIFEYAKQKELNITIVKGNHDNYLSLVSDKYNIKLVDDIKFDKYIIFHGHKDIELSNDEYTYIIGHEHPRISLRDKLGFARKLQCFLIVPLKNNSKVVVLPALGTYQAGNDVSLAHSNYMSPIIRNYGILEKAKPYVIIENEGIMEFPELGLLRNIVV, encoded by the coding sequence ATGATAGAGATAAGTGAAGGAATATTTATAGAAGGGGACTTACCAGTAATTTACTTAAAACCTCTAGACTCTATTATTCTATCAGACGTCCATATTGGATATGAAGAAGAAATGTCAAGAAAAGGAATATTTTTACCTAAGGTTCAAAGAAAACGATTCATAAATATTGTAGAAAAGTCCATTAAAGTTTTTAACACAAAAAATATTATTATTGATGGAGATTTTAAGCACATTTTTAATGGATTAGGTAAACAAGAAAGAGATGACTTAAACTATATTTTTGAATATGCAAAACAAAAAGAACTAAATATCACAATAGTTAAAGGAAATCATGATAATTATCTTAGTTTAGTTTCAGACAAATACAATATAAAACTTGTAGACGATATAAAATTTGATAAATATATAATATTTCATGGTCATAAAGACATAGAATTAAGTAATGATGAGTATACATACATAATAGGACATGAACATCCTAGAATTTCGCTAAGAGATAAGTTAGGATTCGCTAGAAAACTACAATGTTTTTTAATAGTTCCACTTAAGAATAATTCTAAAGTAGTAGTATTACCAGCTTTAGGTACATATCAAGCAGGTAATGACGTATCTTTAGCTCATTCTAACTACATGAGTCCAATAATAAGGAATTATGGAATTTTAGAAAAAGCTAAACCTTATGTTATAATCGAAAATGAAGGAATTATGGAGTTTCCAGAATTAGGCTTACTTAGGAACATAGTAGTTTAA
- a CDS encoding winged helix-turn-helix domain-containing protein translates to MESNSSMYEKLIQEKIAEKGEYGVSQQELAKSIGISTRELSIILKKLIEKKVIQKKTVKENGKSVIKLFAIKTVEKANVYVNLENIKDIPCFSCKLLYKCNNGAHVTPSSCSKLSEWILYLAS, encoded by the coding sequence GTGGAATCAAATTCATCAATGTATGAAAAATTAATTCAAGAAAAAATAGCAGAAAAGGGAGAGTATGGAGTCTCACAACAAGAATTAGCTAAAAGTATAGGTATTTCTACAAGAGAACTTAGCATAATTCTTAAAAAACTTATTGAGAAGAAGGTAATTCAAAAGAAGACAGTGAAGGAAAACGGTAAAAGCGTAATAAAGTTATTTGCTATTAAAACTGTAGAAAAAGCAAATGTTTACGTAAATTTAGAAAATATAAAAGATATACCTTGCTTCTCATGTAAACTGTTATATAAATGTAACAATGGAGCCCATGTAACTCCTAGTAGTTGTTCAAAACTATCAGAATGGATTTTATATTTAGCTAGTTAA
- a CDS encoding coiled-coil protein, whose product MSNSASETAEDSIYKDISKLREEISKLREEKGKKIEELKKLKQKKFERIDKLNGIKSQIDTVRNEFSLKLEELKTLREKRDALAQEIQGMKKEFEEMKEIMKKTQGLDADAIERRIQSLEWRLQTTTLTLDEEKRIVQKIAELERKLSEARKLLEVKEKGTEERASFLAKRIELSTIRQQMANIISDLTQKRNILNSLKDDREKTKKEIDDLNNQINEIAKALDDLNNQIKAKSDELHKLVEQLKASRQQSRNRQNINPELIQKKKKEVEEKFKSGQRLSFDELLILYGEDNKRDGKDSDNLY is encoded by the coding sequence ATGAGTAATTCAGCAAGCGAAACTGCAGAAGACTCAATTTATAAAGATATATCAAAACTTAGAGAAGAAATATCTAAATTAAGAGAAGAAAAAGGTAAAAAAATAGAAGAATTAAAAAAGCTAAAGCAGAAGAAATTTGAAAGGATAGATAAACTAAATGGTATAAAATCACAGATAGACACAGTGAGGAATGAATTTTCTTTAAAGTTAGAAGAGTTGAAAACATTAAGAGAAAAGAGAGATGCTTTAGCGCAAGAGATACAAGGAATGAAAAAAGAATTTGAAGAAATGAAAGAGATAATGAAAAAAACTCAAGGCTTAGACGCAGATGCAATAGAAAGGAGAATTCAAAGTCTGGAATGGAGACTTCAAACCACAACATTAACTCTGGACGAAGAAAAAAGAATTGTTCAAAAAATCGCAGAATTAGAAAGAAAATTATCAGAGGCTAGAAAATTATTAGAAGTTAAGGAAAAAGGAACAGAAGAAAGAGCTTCATTCTTAGCAAAGAGAATAGAATTATCAACTATAAGACAACAAATGGCAAATATTATATCTGATCTCACGCAAAAAAGGAATATTTTAAACTCTCTAAAAGATGACAGAGAAAAGACCAAAAAAGAAATAGATGATTTGAATAACCAAATTAACGAAATAGCTAAAGCTTTAGATGATTTGAATAACCAAATTAAAGCTAAATCTGACGAGTTGCATAAACTAGTCGAACAGCTAAAAGCATCAAGACAGCAATCAAGGAATAGGCAAAATATAAATCCTGAACTTATACAGAAGAAGAAAAAAGAAGTTGAAGAGAAATTTAAATCAGGACAAAGACTCTCCTTTGATGAACTTTTAATACTTTATGGTGAAGATAATAAGCGAGATGGCAAAGACAGCGATAATCTATATTGA
- a CDS encoding transcription initiation factor IIB, producing MMCNNCKTDKYIIFDEERGQYICTNCGYVIEEDIIDQGPEWRAYNYQDRLERERTGSPLTFKVHDQGLSTKISGGRVKDKVKAIKLQRLHDKIRVSSKDKKLVTYLSMLNNEAAKIEVQEHVKETAAFILRKLVETGLAKRIDPYALIAAVLYYSCEVNGVPKYLQEIRNRYALSQSEFWNALSRIHYMSKETPKPKIKPVEYIPKIVEKLKLPSIVATKSAEMVEMMYSNGLTSGKGYLALSAATVYLVSTLMDSKKTQKEIADALNITEVTIRNRYKEIIKNFDIEVSL from the coding sequence ATGATGTGCAATAATTGTAAGACAGATAAATATATAATATTTGATGAGGAGAGAGGACAATATATCTGCACTAACTGCGGTTATGTTATAGAAGAAGATATAATAGATCAAGGACCAGAATGGAGAGCATATAACTATCAGGACAGACTAGAAAGAGAAAGAACAGGATCGCCACTAACTTTTAAAGTGCACGATCAAGGACTTTCTACTAAAATTAGCGGAGGACGAGTAAAAGATAAAGTAAAAGCTATTAAATTACAAAGGTTACACGATAAGATAAGAGTATCATCTAAAGATAAAAAACTAGTAACTTACCTTTCGATGTTAAATAACGAGGCTGCAAAAATAGAAGTTCAAGAACATGTAAAAGAAACTGCTGCTTTTATACTTAGAAAATTAGTAGAAACTGGACTAGCAAAAAGAATCGATCCTTATGCTCTTATTGCAGCAGTCTTATATTATTCATGTGAAGTTAATGGAGTTCCCAAATATTTACAAGAAATTAGAAATAGATATGCTTTATCTCAAAGTGAGTTTTGGAATGCTTTAAGCAGAATACATTATATGTCAAAAGAAACTCCTAAACCCAAAATAAAACCAGTAGAATATATACCTAAAATTGTAGAAAAACTAAAACTACCTTCAATAGTGGCAACAAAATCAGCAGAAATGGTCGAAATGATGTATAGCAATGGTCTAACTAGTGGAAAAGGGTATCTAGCTTTAAGTGCAGCCACAGTATATTTGGTTAGTACTTTAATGGACTCTAAAAAAACACAAAAGGAGATAGCAGATGCTCTTAATATCACTGAAGTTACAATAAGAAATAGATATAAAGAAATTATCAAAAATTTCGATATTGAAGTAAGTTTATAA
- a CDS encoding DUF373 family protein codes for MAKTAIIYIDIDDDLGNVGISSPVIGEENAKIAIDKASESLAEDSDFNSMVVAFNTFKQLKKENKDVEIAFIAGSTKGGLDAQRRISEELEEVIERVKPEDAIIVYDSPEDAKALPIIQSRIKISGIERVIVEQHKGVEETYVLIGKYIKKIFNEPRYSRLFLGVPGMILFIASFLAILGLSSYVIPAVLLIIGVAMVFRGFSIDDMIEHWWENSTIMFIVAILSLISFIISIINGYITFQAIKGPPLYVFSNVTLSMLPYLAFSGIILFGGKALSKAIDKNVKLLNDIVKIIAIILSYYIIAYALKDIEEGIYIIQIQSIYYLIISSMVLIFAYILLNVVEKYKLTSK; via the coding sequence ATGGCAAAGACAGCGATAATCTATATTGATATAGACGATGATTTAGGCAACGTTGGAATTTCCTCTCCTGTAATAGGAGAGGAAAATGCTAAGATAGCGATAGATAAAGCATCAGAGTCATTAGCAGAAGATTCGGATTTTAATTCAATGGTAGTGGCATTTAACACATTTAAGCAATTAAAAAAAGAAAATAAAGATGTTGAAATAGCATTTATAGCAGGGTCTACTAAAGGAGGATTAGATGCACAAAGAAGAATATCAGAAGAATTAGAGGAAGTAATTGAAAGAGTAAAGCCAGAAGACGCTATAATAGTTTATGATAGTCCAGAAGATGCAAAGGCATTACCGATAATCCAATCAAGGATAAAGATTTCTGGTATAGAAAGGGTAATAGTAGAGCAACATAAAGGGGTAGAAGAAACTTATGTTTTAATAGGAAAATATATTAAGAAGATATTTAATGAACCACGTTATTCAAGACTATTTTTAGGCGTTCCTGGCATGATACTTTTTATTGCCAGTTTTTTAGCTATTTTAGGTTTATCCTCTTATGTAATACCTGCAGTTTTATTAATAATAGGCGTTGCTATGGTATTTAGAGGTTTTAGTATAGACGATATGATTGAACACTGGTGGGAAAACTCCACAATTATGTTTATAGTAGCAATTTTATCTCTTATATCCTTTATTATTTCTATAATAAACGGATATATAACATTTCAAGCAATAAAAGGCCCTCCATTGTATGTTTTTTCAAATGTTACACTATCTATGTTACCTTATTTAGCATTTTCAGGAATTATTCTTTTCGGTGGAAAGGCACTGTCAAAGGCAATTGACAAAAACGTAAAATTACTTAATGATATAGTAAAAATAATTGCAATAATATTATCATATTACATTATTGCTTATGCGTTAAAAGATATAGAAGAAGGTATATATATAATTCAGATTCAATCGATTTATTATCTTATAATTTCATCTATGGTGCTCATATTCGCATATATATTGCTTAATGTTGTAGAAAAATATAAATTAACTTCAAAGTGA
- a CDS encoding DUF357 domain-containing protein: MPSLKDRVTKYINGMCERLSKINIEKYENAKYSKVFELAKQYTEDAKYYLDKGDIDTAVVDIGYAEGLLDALLLILDIDENSDIAKKVFVGGTFDILHPGHIEFLREASRLGKVYVSVARDENSEKIKKRKPINDENQRLEVIKGIKYVHDAFLGDQNDFIKSVERVKPDIIFLGPDQHLDEAKFKQELEKRGINAEIVRMKERVQKWKHSSTTSIINEITSRYCKNSS; this comes from the coding sequence ATGCCTTCATTAAAGGATAGAGTAACAAAATATATTAATGGTATGTGCGAAAGACTATCAAAAATAAACATAGAAAAATATGAGAATGCAAAATACTCAAAAGTATTTGAATTAGCAAAACAGTACACTGAGGACGCAAAATACTATTTAGATAAAGGAGATATAGATACTGCAGTTGTTGATATAGGATATGCAGAAGGACTATTAGACGCATTATTACTTATCTTGGATATAGACGAGAATTCTGATATAGCAAAAAAAGTATTTGTAGGAGGTACATTTGATATTCTACATCCTGGTCATATTGAATTTTTACGCGAAGCTTCAAGATTAGGTAAGGTTTACGTTTCAGTAGCTAGAGACGAAAATTCAGAAAAAATAAAGAAAAGAAAACCAATAAATGATGAAAATCAACGTTTAGAAGTGATAAAGGGGATAAAATATGTACATGACGCTTTTCTAGGTGATCAAAATGATTTCATAAAGAGCGTTGAAAGAGTAAAACCAGACATTATATTTCTAGGTCCTGATCAGCATTTAGACGAAGCGAAATTTAAACAAGAGTTAGAAAAAAGAGGAATTAACGCGGAAATTGTAAGAATGAAAGAAAGAGTTCAGAAATGGAAACACAGCAGTACAACATCAATAATTAATGAAATAACATCTAGATACTGTAAAAATTCAAGCTAA
- a CDS encoding DUF5622 domain-containing protein: MLKHKKYLYVDSGKYLIKVRKLKNKDENSPDTYIVISKVVRKPRNAEIKKLDDLPIEVKDKIMKSL; encoded by the coding sequence ATGCTAAAACATAAAAAGTATTTATACGTAGATTCAGGAAAATATTTAATAAAAGTAAGGAAACTGAAAAATAAAGATGAGAATTCTCCAGACACGTATATAGTAATAAGTAAAGTCGTAAGAAAACCTAGGAATGCAGAGATTAAAAAATTAGACGATTTGCCTATTGAAGTAAAAGATAAGATAATGAAATCACTTTGA
- a CDS encoding helix-turn-helix domain-containing protein has protein sequence MVITLENVVKLVEDEGLNYSIIEYPAKSKKSIDIITKTKDNKKFLVKTSTEKISKDEIADLKKFAAIIGGIPLVITENAEEDIAIDKGKVFAISLEGFEKLLSGDKIFIYRTRGGIFVKIRPEVLKRKREEMNYSMGDVAKMLGVTRKTIYDYENGESDVSIEAAEKLIDIFGTEIIGDICNMKLDIEESEIESHKVLQILKSVGFKAALLKLTAIDIVASNEKNKIVITMEPKKQDIIEKKIHEASKIASDFNLKLIIVTRSSLRAKELEKEGFQVYLDQRIDSLKDEFKEN, from the coding sequence GAAAATGTGGTGAAGTTAGTAGAAGATGAAGGTTTAAATTACTCTATCATAGAATATCCTGCAAAATCAAAAAAATCAATAGATATTATTACAAAAACGAAGGATAATAAAAAATTCCTTGTAAAAACTTCAACCGAAAAGATTAGTAAAGATGAAATAGCAGATCTAAAGAAATTCGCAGCAATTATAGGTGGAATTCCATTAGTGATAACAGAAAATGCTGAGGAAGATATAGCAATAGATAAAGGAAAAGTATTTGCGATTTCATTAGAAGGTTTTGAGAAACTTCTATCCGGAGATAAGATTTTTATATATAGAACAAGAGGAGGCATATTCGTAAAAATAAGACCAGAAGTTTTGAAGAGAAAAAGAGAAGAAATGAATTATAGTATGGGAGATGTAGCTAAAATGCTAGGAGTAACAAGAAAAACAATATATGATTATGAAAATGGTGAATCAGATGTGTCTATAGAAGCAGCAGAGAAATTAATAGATATATTTGGTACAGAAATTATAGGAGATATATGTAATATGAAATTAGACATAGAAGAATCAGAAATTGAAAGCCATAAAGTTTTACAAATTTTAAAATCAGTAGGATTTAAAGCTGCTTTATTAAAGTTAACTGCGATAGATATAGTTGCGTCTAATGAAAAAAATAAGATAGTTATAACAATGGAACCTAAAAAACAAGATATTATTGAGAAGAAAATCCATGAAGCTAGTAAAATAGCTTCCGATTTTAATTTGAAATTAATTATAGTAACTAGATCATCATTAAGAGCTAAAGAATTAGAAAAGGAAGGATTTCAAGTTTATTTAGATCAAAGAATAGATAGTTTAAAAGATGAATTTAAGGAAAATTAA
- the twy1 gene encoding 4-demethylwyosine synthase TYW1, which yields MVVSSFRIDTLSKIMQEMEKQKYHIVGSHSAYKKCHWTHEALTEGRYCYKGKFYGIESHRCVQMTPTAAWCWFRCIHCWRLEPEDIGMEWDETKLPITDDPEYIAEKSIEEHRKAVSGYFGRQGVDPNMAKEASNPAHVAISLTGEPTLYERLGELIKEYHKRGLTTFLVTSGIRPDVLASLEEEPTQLFVSLQAPNEKKHKLINRPIIANSWNLFMKTLEILPSFSSPTVIRMTMIKGFNMSEEDAKEFAQLLKIAMPTYIEIKSYMHVGPSTLRLSKDAMPRHNEIREFAKLMEKYTGYKIISEHVPSRIVLLSKLEKPIQIGNAWTTKWNWSSKDIEDDINGEYREAELGCTEE from the coding sequence ATGGTAGTTTCAAGCTTTAGGATAGATACTTTGAGTAAAATAATGCAAGAAATGGAAAAACAAAAATATCACATTGTAGGGAGTCACAGTGCATATAAAAAATGTCACTGGACTCATGAAGCGTTAACAGAAGGAAGGTATTGTTACAAAGGAAAATTCTATGGAATTGAAAGTCATAGATGTGTCCAAATGACGCCTACTGCGGCATGGTGCTGGTTTAGATGTATACATTGCTGGAGATTAGAACCAGAGGACATAGGAATGGAATGGGACGAAACAAAACTTCCAATAACTGATGATCCTGAATATATAGCAGAAAAAAGCATTGAAGAACATAGAAAAGCAGTATCTGGATACTTTGGAAGACAAGGAGTAGATCCTAATATGGCTAAAGAAGCTTCTAATCCTGCTCACGTTGCTATAAGCTTAACTGGAGAGCCTACTCTTTATGAAAGATTAGGAGAATTAATAAAAGAGTATCATAAACGTGGTCTAACTACGTTTTTAGTAACTAGTGGAATTAGACCAGATGTGTTAGCAAGTTTAGAAGAAGAACCAACACAATTATTTGTATCTTTACAAGCTCCTAATGAGAAAAAGCATAAACTGATTAATAGACCAATAATAGCTAATTCATGGAATCTATTCATGAAAACTTTAGAAATTTTACCTAGCTTTAGTTCTCCTACAGTAATTAGAATGACAATGATAAAAGGTTTTAATATGAGCGAAGAAGATGCCAAAGAATTTGCTCAACTTCTTAAAATAGCTATGCCTACCTATATTGAAATTAAGTCTTACATGCACGTTGGCCCTTCAACATTAAGATTAAGTAAAGATGCCATGCCAAGACATAATGAAATTAGAGAGTTCGCAAAATTAATGGAAAAATATACTGGATACAAAATCATTTCAGAGCATGTACCAAGTAGGATTGTATTATTAAGTAAATTAGAAAAGCCTATACAAATAGGAAATGCATGGACAACTAAATGGAACTGGTCAAGTAAAGATATAGAAGATGATATCAATGGAGAATATAGAGAAGCTGAATTAGGATGCACCGAGGAATAA